The proteins below are encoded in one region of Catenulispora sp. GP43:
- a CDS encoding DUF3052 domain-containing protein, translated as MTSPQSSGYSGTPLPKKLGIKAGHYVLFHDAPDGFDPQPLPYDVTVETTEDGGAGPYDVIVAFAKDRATLTEHYATLPSLLTKSGALWMCWPKKASGIVTDVSESAVREDALALPIGLVDVKIAAIDATWSGLKLVYRLDRR; from the coding sequence GTGACCTCCCCGCAGTCCTCCGGTTACTCCGGCACCCCGTTGCCCAAGAAGCTCGGCATCAAGGCCGGGCACTACGTGCTCTTCCACGACGCGCCCGACGGCTTCGATCCCCAGCCGCTGCCCTACGACGTGACGGTGGAGACGACCGAGGACGGCGGCGCGGGCCCCTACGACGTGATCGTGGCGTTCGCCAAGGACCGCGCGACGCTCACCGAGCACTACGCGACGCTTCCGTCTCTGCTCACCAAGAGCGGCGCGCTGTGGATGTGCTGGCCGAAGAAGGCCTCGGGCATCGTGACCGACGTCTCGGAGAGCGCGGTCCGCGAGGACGCGCTCGCGCTGCCGATCGGGCTGGTCGACGTCAAGATCGCGGCGATCGACGCCACGTGGTCCGGCCTGAAGCTGGTGTACCGGCTCGACCGGCGCTAG